The sequence TGTGCACAGCCAAGCAAAGGAAACACCAGGTTCCCTTCTGTTTACTGAAGTCAAGTCCTGTTGAACGCGGTTGCATTGCCAACTGAATGGGAGATCATATACGAATACGCCGTTCTCCACTCCCTAAGCAGTCAGGTTAGCAGAGCGGATGCCAATCAGTCGCAATTGTCTCAGTGATATTTTAGGTAACATGGGCTTAGTTTTATTTCAGACGATCTCAAACTCCCCCTTCccccccaaagaaaaaaaaatctccgAACTACCTCTTCTTACAACATTCAActttaaagagttgaagaaAATGAGACCAACACACATTTGGCAGTTACACTAATATTTGGGTACTAGAACCCTCACTGAATCAAGATTTTGGTTGGTTGATCTTACAGATCAACTAATATAGCGGTTGTATTTCtgtttctctctctctcctttttttcccCAGATTTTTGGACTTATTGTTTCCTATTTTACTGTTATGTTGTCCCTACCAGATTGAATACTTGGGCAGCCTTCGTCGATACTGAATTGTAAAATATTTGTGCCAGACAGATGTACATGAAAAAGTAGATAATGATGCTCTGTCTTTGCTATCTCCTTCACATAATTGCATTTAACAAAGATTCTGACGGAAAAACTCGAACGAAAGTGGCAGTCATGAAACCGAATAGCTTATATTACAGTTGGGCCTGCAGGcgaagcttcttttgtttacaactcaAGAAGACGAGGCTAATTgataaatacaatgaaaataaatattggcctcgttcatgtgtcaaaaccgctgataattataataaaagttATCAGCAGGGCGTAGTCAGCTTTGTAATAAAGTAAAGTGGCCTATGGCCTCTGAAATTAAGATAACTTTGATGTAGCACATTGTACATGAATCCCCCAACTACTAGTATAAGACACTATACATTCAATTCTCGTCGTCGTTAATTAGTCTCGGCCAATGGCCTCATCTAAATAAATGCATATTGTTCCAAGGCCTTACTCAAGTGAAAATAGGGGTAATTCTTGTTCAAAAATTTCTGAGCCTCTTTCTTCTGTGTTATCTGAGTGTCGAAAGAATACGACACATTGGTATTAAAATCACATTTTTGGGACCTCGCAGTCTGTTACAGATTGTTCTTTCAAAATCGCTTTTTGCTGTGGGTCTACGACAAAAGGTGCATTCACATACCAATAATTTTAATCTGGGAATTGGAAATGGTAAATAAGTAgatcaatggaaataaaaaataaccaTTTCAATTGGACGACACGTGATAATCGAGTACTTTTGTTACCGGTTCGCTACAGCACGTATTGAAAGGATCTCAGGATGACTTTAATTATGGCCCGAAACTTGAAATGAGTTTTTTTTCaggagcacatgcgcaattattaaccttaactgccgaatgagcgctcagggcacttatcgattttgctctgtctaacgccagacgattttactcgtcaatggggaaccccttggacgggaaagggttaaatatgCACCGCACCAAGACACACTCAAATGTAACAAATGGAGGAATTCAAATAACTAAGACTCATATAGAAAAACATTGCTACTACTGGTGACAAGGATTGAGTGGGtgaagggatctgtcacgtatggtctagcgGCCGACTTTGCTTttaggattgatattttgcttgcGTATGCGCGGTTTGCCTGGAAGTGAAGTTCTTACCGTATTCCTGAGCGAAAATATCCACGCAGGGTCAACCAAAAACCAGACCCTAGAAATGACATTTATTGTGCCAGTTTACTTCAATATGTGCATATACTAGTAGTTTAAAGCTGGCAATTGGAAATATCACTGTTCACTGTTTCTCCAAAagctctttctttcttttttttctcaaaatataAAATGCATTGTTCTCGTGAAAAAGGtgagcctttttatttcaaattgatGGCAAGTATAATCTATTTTGTCGCCTCGTCGGTAGGCAGTCTGGGATGTTAAACTTCCATATAGTTTTACAAATGAGACTTTGACTCTTGTACTGAATGTATGCACTTTCTGGGGTACATACTGTATAGCCGATTTGCCTCCGCTCATGCTTGGCATGTTAGTATTGATACAAAACATTTGCTCCTAGCATTTCGGAattgctttattttcttttagttcaCGCCAATACTCGCTTAATACAAGCAAACTGGAATACTACTCTCATCTCTGTACAACTCTCAGTTTCAGATTGGCCATTAATTCTTTACTTGAGACTGATTGGCTCAGAATCGAGCTGGCAAAGACAACATTACGGCACCGTAGGAAACAATGATCCCAACAACCTAAAAgattaacaacaacaataaggCAAAGGACAAACTTGAATTATTTGAATCGTTATGAATTCTGAATTGTTATGGCTTTTAAAGAACAGACATCACAGTGACAGTATTCGACTAAGTATTTTAGTTTATCATTTCAAAAGAAAGATATAATGAGTGCAGTCATCAATCTGAATTCTTAAGGATATACTGACTTAAAATGGAATACTTTTGACAAGTAGAAGTATTTCCAGGAACCCTGGACATGATGCCCTTGCATTTAAGGCAACGTAGTAAGTATTAAAATGCGCACAGACAACTCTTCTTTTACAAGTATGTGAGCTGCCGTAACCTCACCGTTAAAGAGAGTGTTTTCGTAATGACTGATAATCCTCCGACAGAGAGGCCTTTCGGCTCACCTTGAAGGTCCATCATGAAGATTAACAACTGAAAGATAGTACCGTAATtgcaacaaaatgaaattcgatgaatttttcaagaaaccataatttattattccaaCCTTTCCTTCGTCTTCTGGCGGCACAGGAAATGTTTGGAAAATCTTTTCAACTGCATGTATCTGATTGGAAGCAAACATAATTGATTTGATCAGTTCCGTGGATGCATTTCCGGTTATGTGCATGTCCTGATTGGCTGCAGGAGTTTAATGGGTTGCCCGGTGCTTACGAGTAACTGTTACTGTAAACCAAAATATGCAAAGAAGCTTGTGGAAAATAATTTAACCCCTTCGTTTTTAATGCCGCTTAACCAGGGTTCTATCGCAAAATGAATAACTTAACTTAATGAAAATTTGCTATTTACACAACTCGGCCTGTAATCTGAAACCTATTTTCTGCAGATTTGGGTCATTTTAAATTTATCTGATTTTAACTTGTTAAGCTACTCAGCTCTAACCTTTTCGCTGACTTTTGCCCCAACGATCATTATGACTCCTGTAGTTGCAGATGAAATTAGAAGCCAGAACAAAGTATTAACAACGAGAGTCAACTGTTCCTGGAATGCATCACTGTTAATGACGACgtagaaattaaaacaaatgacCGGGAACGAGAAGGCAACCATCTCAAGAATAAGAGGGGAATGCACTCTGTCTGCCATCTCCACCACTTGACACAAATCGTGATGGCGTTTCCTCAGAACCGCTATGCCAAGTGAGTTTGAATTCGGCTGTAAAATTTGGTCATAGAGATCATCAAAAAGTTCTTCAAGTATGAAGCATGTGCTGCAGAAAAAGGGAAACGGGAAAAGCCAAACACCACAACCAAAGGTGAGAAAGAGAAGGGAAGTAAACCTGAATACAAGCCAATTTTTCCAAGGCAATGCATTGGCGATATTCATTTCCAATATAAGATCTGTACAAAAGGCACCCGCAACAGCAGCaataacaagaagaaaaaaaattatcaaaaaaattctcgaccTTGATTTGGCCTTTTTTAGGCAAGGGTTAACCATTTTTATGGAGATTATCTTCAGGATGAACTCTTCGAAACGAGATGTTCTGGAGGCAGTTGATGAAAGAACAAATAAACAAGTAGTACCGAGAAGTGCAACAAGAAGACACCAAAAAATAATCATGATGCGACGAAACACATGACCCTCTACAACAGCACTAACCACAGGCATCACAAAATTAAACCACATACCACAGACAACCACACAACAAAAGCAAAGGGAAATAAGAGTTCCTCTTCGCTGACCAGAGAGCTGAATCTCAGTGGCCAGGGTTGTGCACCCAAAGTATATCCCTGACAACTTCATAAGGCTAAGAACTGGCCTATATACCTTCCCAATCGCCTGCAGAAGTTGTTCTCTAGTATTATTTTCGTTCTGGAATGGTTCAATTGCGGATTCACCGTCAGGAATGTGTTTAACGGAGAATGATGACCCATTATCGTAGATATCGACCACACAAGACTCTTTGGGCGATACGCGAGATGCCATCTTTTTAAGGTGAGAGGCAGCAAATGGATTGATGAATGAAAATGGTTGTTTTTGATCATATGGTGATTTTGAGTATTAAGGGCATAAATGTTTTATTAGGTATTGTGAGGGAATGAGCGAGTGTTTTAATATCTGTGGttatgttctttttttcttttttttttccatcaagaTTTATACTCTTGGCCGGATGTGAACGCTTCTACGTTGCTTTGCTGAGTTGGattcatttattttaacagCATTGAAATTGCGTGCTCTTCCTCACAGATGCCTTCTAGGTACGCTGTCTATGAAACGACTGACAGCACTTGATGCAACTAACATTTCTGTGTGTTATTGTACTGCTTAGAAGGTGTTTTGCGTGAAGAATAAATCAGGGCAGCCAATGCTCATGGCATCTGTccctttttttaaacttttcctAGCACTTCTAATCTGACATCAGTATTATTCTGCCAGTCTTAGTCCAATAACCTGTgaggtttattttttttcccacgAGAAAAAATCCTCCAATTAAGAGTGaattgatttgttttcttttttagtttgtttgtttgttttttttaataaaggaaagagtgagaaaaaaaaatgaaatgactcCTGCATACAATAGAAATTGTCAATCAAGACCGAGAAAGAAAAGGTAAAGATTACTACGCATGCATTGTTTTCTGGTTttctatttgcatatatttacCTACCAACTACTGGGTAGACTCTAATAACAGGAAGGGAGTATTCCCAATCCACTTTTAATATCTACCATGCTGTTCACAGCCTCTGTTGTGATGAGATGAAGTCTTCTGCGAAATtaaggagaatttgacatttcGTATTCTCGTTTTGGGGAaacaattaatattttattgaaaCATTCAAATGTTTTGAAAAAACCTATATCTACCACAAACAAAGTTAAAACACCCAGCTAGCGGGTGTGTTAGAAATACGACAGGGGTACGGTAAATATAAATTTTACCATTGGCTTTGttttattcaattattttaGCTTCTTGCTAGGTTatgctgtatttttttctcatgtATCGCCCCAGCGTTTGCAAGGCCTAGACCTctacaaaattgaaaatcgtTTTGACACTTCTAGATCTGTCGAAGCCTTATCCCTCATGTATTCTTCTAACGCTTGCAAGGGTCAGAGGTTCGGAAAATTGAAGATTGTATGAAAAGGGCACACTTGAGCCAAGATTTTGTCCCTCACGTATCCCTCTAGCGTTTGCAAGGCTAGAGCTTAAGGCCGAAGCGTTATCTCTCACGTATCCTTCTGGTGTTTGCAAGGACCAGAGCTTCAGTAAATTGAAAAGTGTTTGAAAAGAGGACACTTAGGCCTGAGCCTTATACGTATAATGTGCTGCACTGATGAATAACAACAGAGCAATTTCGCTTTGGTCTCTCCTTGATTAATTTCATTTAAGCTCTCTGATAAGATCGAAATCATAATGTTACATAAATAATTGCGACAAAGAGGGAATAATGCATCATCAATAGAACGTTCAGCTTCGGAACTCAGTTTCAAGGACTTGTTCTACAGCTTTC is a genomic window of Acropora muricata isolate sample 2 chromosome 8, ASM3666990v1, whole genome shotgun sequence containing:
- the LOC136926406 gene encoding uncharacterized protein isoform X4, whose amino-acid sequence is MASRVSPKESCVVDIYDNGSSFSVKHIPDGESAIEPFQNENNTREQLLQAIGKVYRPVLSLMKLSGIYFGCTTLATEIQLSGQRRGTLISLCFCCVVVCGVIMIVGAKVSEKIHAVEKIFQTFPVPPEDEGKLLIFMMDLQGEPKGLSVGGLSVITKTLSLTVVGIIVSYGAVMLSLPARF
- the LOC136926406 gene encoding uncharacterized protein isoform X2; translated protein: MGHHSPLNTFLTVNPQLNHSRTKIILENNFCRRLGSTCFILEELFDDLYDQILQPNSNSLGIAVLRKRHHDLCQVVEMADRVHSPLILEMVAFSFPVICFNFYVVINSDAFQEQLTLVVNTLFWLLISSATTGVIMIVGAKVSEKIHAVEKIFQTFPVPPEDEGKLLIFMMDLQGEPKGLSVGGLSVITKTLSLTVVGIIVSYGAVMLSLPARF
- the LOC136926406 gene encoding uncharacterized protein isoform X1, whose translation is MASRVSPKESCVVDIYDNGSSFSVKHIPDGESAIEPFQNENNTREQLLQAIGKVYRPVLSLMKLSGIYFGCTTLATEIQLSGQRRGTLISLCFCCVVVCGMWFNFVMPVVSAVVEGHVFRRIMIIFWCLLVALLGTTCLFVLSSTASRTSRFEEFILKIISIKMVNPCLKKAKSRSRIFLIIFFLLVIAAVAGAFCTDLILEMNIANALPWKNWLVFRFTSLLFLTFGCGVWLFPFPFFCSTCFILEELFDDLYDQILQPNSNSLGIAVLRKRHHDLCQVVEMADRVHSPLILEMVAFSFPVICFNFYVVINSDAFQEQLTLVVNTLFWLLISSATTGVIMIVGAKVSEKIHAVEKIFQTFPVPPEDEGKLLIFMMDLQGEPKGLSVGGLSVITKTLSLTVVGIIVSYGAVMLSLPARF
- the LOC136926406 gene encoding uncharacterized protein isoform X3, which codes for MASRVSPKESCVVDIYDNGSSFSVKHIPDGESAIEPFQNENNTREQLLQAIGKPNSNSLGIAVLRKRHHDLCQVVEMADRVHSPLILEMVAFSFPVICFNFYVVINSDAFQEQLTLVVNTLFWLLISSATTGVIMIVGAKVSEKIHAVEKIFQTFPVPPEDEGKLLIFMMDLQGEPKGLSVGGLSVITKTLSLTVVGIIVSYGAVMLSLPARF